One Oncorhynchus keta strain PuntledgeMale-10-30-2019 chromosome 11, Oket_V2, whole genome shotgun sequence DNA window includes the following coding sequences:
- the grpel2 gene encoding grpE protein homolog 2, mitochondrial isoform X2 → MRASKLEEQVRELTERYKRVLADSDNVRRRTQKFVQDAKLFGIQSFCRDLVEVADLLKQTPGNLQVEEDQRLAQIKDRLQGVFTKHGLMKMSPVGAKYDPYQHEIVCHTPAEGWEPGTVAVVKHDGYKLHGRTIRHAQVGIAVMTQEQD, encoded by the exons ATGAGAGCCAGCAAGCTGGaggagcaggtcagggagctCACG GAAAGATACAAAAGAGTCCTGGCTGATTCTGACAACGTTCGAAGAAGAACTCAGAAGTTTGTTCAAGACGCCAAGCTGTTTG GGATCCAGAGTTTCTGCCGTGACCTGGTGGAGGTAGCTGACCTGTTAAAGCAGACGCCAGGAAACCTGCAGGTGGAGGAGGACCAGAGACTTGCCCAGATCAAGGACAGACTGCAGGGGGTCTTTACAAAGCACGGCCTTATGAAGATGAGCCCTGTTGGGGCTAAATACGACCCTTACCAGCACGAGATAGTGTGCCACACTCCTGCTGAGGGATGGGAGCCTGGCACCGTTGCTGTGGTGAAGCATGATGGGTACAAGCTCCATGGACGCACCATCCGACATGCCCAGGTGGGCATTGCTGTGATGACACAGGAGCAGGACTAA
- the grpel2 gene encoding grpE protein homolog 2, mitochondrial isoform X1: protein MAIRCFFSARKNLNCVGRLQLLLSNDCSAVIGLYSTAAKQWGTGDDCHGDDTTDDSSHAGTSVRLLEMRASKLEEQVRELTERYKRVLADSDNVRRRTQKFVQDAKLFGIQSFCRDLVEVADLLKQTPGNLQVEEDQRLAQIKDRLQGVFTKHGLMKMSPVGAKYDPYQHEIVCHTPAEGWEPGTVAVVKHDGYKLHGRTIRHAQVGIAVMTQEQD, encoded by the exons ATGGCTATACGCTGTTTTTTCTCGGCTCGGAAAAATCTGAACTGCGTCGGCAGATTACAACTCCTCTTGTCGAATGATTGCAG CGCCGTGATTGGCCTCTACAGCACAGCAGCAAAGCAGTGGGGAACAGGTGATGATTGCCATGGTGATGACACCACAGATGACTCCAGCCATGCGGGGACCAGTGTGAGACTGCTGGAGATGAGAGCCAGCAAGCTGGaggagcaggtcagggagctCACG GAAAGATACAAAAGAGTCCTGGCTGATTCTGACAACGTTCGAAGAAGAACTCAGAAGTTTGTTCAAGACGCCAAGCTGTTTG GGATCCAGAGTTTCTGCCGTGACCTGGTGGAGGTAGCTGACCTGTTAAAGCAGACGCCAGGAAACCTGCAGGTGGAGGAGGACCAGAGACTTGCCCAGATCAAGGACAGACTGCAGGGGGTCTTTACAAAGCACGGCCTTATGAAGATGAGCCCTGTTGGGGCTAAATACGACCCTTACCAGCACGAGATAGTGTGCCACACTCCTGCTGAGGGATGGGAGCCTGGCACCGTTGCTGTGGTGAAGCATGATGGGTACAAGCTCCATGGACGCACCATCCGACATGCCCAGGTGGGCATTGCTGTGATGACACAGGAGCAGGACTAA